GCGAATGATAGTTTTTTTTCATAATGTAGGCGATGCTCGGAGGGGAAATGTGAATAATTCAAGTAAAAAAAGCGTAACCATAATCACTGCCAGCACAGAGCACGCTCAGATTGATAAATCGTCTTTATTGAAGCACGGTCTATCAACCATTTCTCAATTCAACTCCGGGCAGGAAGCTTTTGACCACATAAAAAGGACAAGACCGAGACTCTGTATCGTGGACTCACAACTGGACGATATGGATGGTTGCGCTCTCATAAGAAAACTCAAGAGCAACCGTACAACAAGAATGATCCCGGTGATGATGATAACCATCAACAATCTTAAAGATCATGTGCTTGACGCCATTGCCGCAGGATGTGCCGCTTACGTCATCCGCCCCTACGCTCCCGCAACTTTTGAAAGACATCTTAAATACGCACTGTCTTCCATTGAATACGAAGAAATAGAAGCCGAAATGCTTGACCATGCCATAGGTCTGGTTGCCGACGGATTCTTTGATGAAGCTATTGAAGAACTTGAAGAGCTTACCCCGGTAGAAAATGACGCTGTTAAATATTTTGATATAGGAACCCATGCCCTGCTTGAAAGGAAGTACGGCAAAGCCATTATCGCCTTTAACAAGGCCTTAAAATTCAATCAGATGTATGCCGAGGCTTATCAGGGACTTGCTGAAGCCCACAAAGGAAAGGGAAATGAGGAAAGATATCAGGAATACCTTAGCAAGGCTGCTGATATTTACGCCCTTCAGGACAGACTTCAGGAAGCAAAAGATATTTACGTCAAAATCCTTAAAAACAATCCCGATGCAATGAACCCCTACAACAGCCTTGGGGTTAAACTCCGTAAAAAAGGTGACTATGACGGCGCCTTGCACGCTTATAAGCAGGCCCTTGAACTCTCGCCAAGAGACGAAAATCTGAGATACAATATTGCCAAGGCATACCTTTTTGCCAATGACAGGGAAGCAGCCATAGGACATCTCAAAGAAGCGCTCAAAATAAAAAAAGAGTTTAAAGAGGCCCGGGACCTCCTGCACAGACTGCATGCCGATATGACGGAAATGGAACCGTCAGCGATAGAATAACAAGAGATCTTAGCTGCCTATAATTTTGAAGAGATCAAAGCTAACGGTTGATATTGAAAGAGATTCCCAATTTTTTAGGCATTTTCTTAATCTGGGGTTTTAAACCCGCAGCGGATACCCCTTTCTTCATATAAAAAACAAACCTGAAACGGTCTGAATGTTCGCCAACCACAACTGTCTTTACCGGACCATTTTTCAGCTTATGCTTTGAACGCACCCGGCCTTCCCATGATCCACGCAGGTCGACCACCAGACGCTCCGGTTTTTTAAGACTGAACCAGCTGACTTTATCCGCAGGCTTTGAAAGCAGAACTTCGGCTTTAAACGCTTTACCGCCAGCATTAAAATTCAGTCCTCTAACCTGACCGGCGGCAGCTTTTCTGATTTTTTTCCTGTCATGTGCAACTTTCCTGTCCGCGGACTTACTGCGAACATCCTTGCCCTTGGGTGCTGGCTTTGGTTTTTTAGCATTCTTTACGGGGGTTACTTTTTTTGCAGGCTGCTGCGCTTTCTTCTGTTCCGGGGTCTTTTTCCCGGCAATATTTTTTGCTGCGCCCCGGTTTGCCGAAGCCTTCCCATTTTTAACCCCGCCAGAATCAGGACCGGTAACTTTTTTTGCTTTTGGCTGAGCTTGTGCTTTTGGCGGAACTTGAGCTTTTGGCCCCTGCTTAGAGGACTTGTTTTCCTGTTTAGCATTGGCGCCTTCAGAATCATCCAGAGGCAGGAAGACTTTATTAACTTTCATCCGCACTGAGGGAGCATTTATGACCCCACTACCGAGTGCGTTGTTCCCAGCCGGCAGGGCATGAGTATTCTCAACAACAAAAAGAAGCGCAAAGACCATTAAAGATAAACATAAAACGGCCTTTCTCTGGAAAGGACTGACAGACATTATTATTCCTCACTGTTTTACCGGAAAGAGCTAAACCGGATAATAAGCTAAATATTACAGTGTATAAGTTCAAAAATCAAAAAAGGCCGGAAGTATAAACTCCCGACCATAATTTACATTTAATTAACCTTATGCCCGACATCTAATCAAGACCCAAATTAAAAAACGATTCAGTTTTCAGCAAAACTTTAGCTGAAATCAGTCATTCCCGTCCGGCATAACCGCCCTTGTGCCCCATATTCCAAGGGCGTAATCCATAATAGCCCGATCACTGGAAAAAAGTCCCGAACCAGCGGTGTTGAGAATAGACTTTCTGGTCCATGCAGCGCAGTCCAGCCATAAAGAATCCACCTTATCCTGACAATCAATGTATGCCCTGAAATCAGCAAGGGCCATATATTGATCGCCCCCGTATGTCAGCGCATTTACCACCGGCTCAAAAAGATTGCGGTCACCTTCTGAAAACCAGCCGTTGCGTATCATTTCCAGAGCTTCACCTAGTTCATTATCATTTTCGGCAACATTGAAAGGATTATAGCCATCCGAGCGCGTACGCTCAGCCTCTTCGGAAGTCATGCCGAAAATAAAAATATTATCAGCTCCGACTTCTTCCATAATCTCGATATTGGCTCCATCAAGAGTTCCTATGGTCAAGGCCCCGTTAAGAGCAAATTTCATATTACCGGTACCGGAAGCTTCTGTTCCGGCGAGCGATATCTGTTCGGAAAGATCTGTTGCGGGGATTATCAACTGAGCCTGCGAGACCCTGTAATTAGGCATGAAAGCCACCCGCAGTCTGCTGTTCACGGAGCGGTCAGAATTAATTACATTGGCAACACTGT
The sequence above is drawn from the Maridesulfovibrio bastinii DSM 16055 genome and encodes:
- a CDS encoding AMIN domain-containing protein, which produces MSVSPFQRKAVLCLSLMVFALLFVVENTHALPAGNNALGSGVINAPSVRMKVNKVFLPLDDSEGANAKQENKSSKQGPKAQVPPKAQAQPKAKKVTGPDSGGVKNGKASANRGAAKNIAGKKTPEQKKAQQPAKKVTPVKNAKKPKPAPKGKDVRSKSADRKVAHDRKKIRKAAAGQVRGLNFNAGGKAFKAEVLLSKPADKVSWFSLKKPERLVVDLRGSWEGRVRSKHKLKNGPVKTVVVGEHSDRFRFVFYMKKGVSAAGLKPQIKKMPKKLGISFNINR
- a CDS encoding response regulator — translated: MNNSSKKSVTIITASTEHAQIDKSSLLKHGLSTISQFNSGQEAFDHIKRTRPRLCIVDSQLDDMDGCALIRKLKSNRTTRMIPVMMITINNLKDHVLDAIAAGCAAYVIRPYAPATFERHLKYALSSIEYEEIEAEMLDHAIGLVADGFFDEAIEELEELTPVENDAVKYFDIGTHALLERKYGKAIIAFNKALKFNQMYAEAYQGLAEAHKGKGNEERYQEYLSKAADIYALQDRLQEAKDIYVKILKNNPDAMNPYNSLGVKLRKKGDYDGALHAYKQALELSPRDENLRYNIAKAYLFANDREAAIGHLKEALKIKKEFKEARDLLHRLHADMTEMEPSAIE